In Streptomyces paludis, the genomic stretch CTGCCGGTCATCCGCCGCCGCAGGCCCGGCCAGTGGGTCCTGACCCTCGTGGTCCTGATCCTGGCCTCGGCCCTGATCCGGTCGCTGATCACCAACCCGCGCTTCGACTGGGGCACGGTCGGCGCCTGGCTGTTCAGCCGCACCGTGCTCAAGGGGCTGCTCGCCACCCTGGAACTCACCGCCGCCGCCATGGCGATCGGCCTCGTCCTGGGTATCGCGCTGGCCCTCATGCGCCTGTCGGACAACACCGTCGCCCGCGCGGTCAGCTGGGCGTACATCTGGCTCTTCCGGGGCACACCGCTCCTGGTCCAGCTGCTGTTCTGGGGGTTCATCTCCGCGCTGTACCCGACGCTGTCGCTGCATCTGCCCCTGCTGCCGGCGATCGGGAACGTCCCCGCGAACGCCGTCATCACGACCTTCGCCGCCGCGCTGCTCGGCCTCGGCCTCAACGAGGCCGCGTACCTCGCGGAGATCATCCGGGCCGGGATCGTCTCCGTCGACGAGGGGCAGAGCGAGGCGGCGGAGGCGCTGGGCCTGTCCAGGGCCAGGACCCTGCGCCGGATCATCCTGCCCCAGGCGATGCGCGTGATCATCCCGCCGGTCGGCAATGAGACCATCTCCATGCTCAAGACGACCTCGCTGGTGAGCGTGCTGGCCTACGCGGAACTCCTGTACTCCGTACAGATCGTGTACGCCCGTACGTACCAGACCATCCCGCTGCTGATCGTCGCCAGCATCTGGTACCTCGCCGTCACGACCCTCCTCAACATCGGACAGCACCACCTCGAACGTCACTTCGCGAAAGGAAGCCGGCGATGACGCTCCAGGCCACCGGGGTCCGCAAGTCCTTCGCCGGCCAGGAGGTGCTGCGCGGTGTCGACCTGTCCGTACCGCGCGGGACGGTCACCTGCGTGATCGGCCCGTCCGGCTCCGGGAAATCCACCTTCCTGCGGTGCGTGAACCGTCTTGAGCGGCCCGACGCCGGCCGGATCCTGGTCGACGGCTCCCCGATCGGGTACGAGAGGTACGGACGCGGGCTGCGCGAGCTGCGCCACCGCGACCTGGCCCGGCAGCGCCGCCACATCGGCATGGTCTTCCAGCGCTTCCACCTGTTCCCGCATCTGACGGCGCTCGCCAACGTCGTCGAGGGACCGCTCGGCGCCGGCCGCCCCCGCGCCGAGGCCACCGAGGAGGCCATGGCGCTGCTGGACCGCGTCGGACTGGCCGGCCGGCAGGGCGCCTACCCCGCCCAGCTCTCCGGCGGCCAGCAGCAGCGGGTCGCCATCGCCCGCGCCCTGGCGATGCGGCCGAAGCTCATGCTCTTCGACGAACCGACCTCGGCGCTCGACCCGGAACTCGTCGGCGAGGTCCTGGACGTCATGCGCGGCCTCGCCGCCGACGGTATGACGATGCTCGTCGTCACCCACGAACTGGGCTTCGCCCGCGAGGCCGCCGACGAGGTCGTCTTCTTCGACGACGGACGCGTCCTGGAGTCCGGGCCGCCCGCCCGGATCCTGACCGCCCCCGACCACCCCAGAACCCGCGACTTCGTGACGAGAGTGCTGTGACCGCCATGACCCCCGCGACCACCTTCCGCGATGCCCTGACCGCCGGACCCCTGGTCCTGGACGGCGGTATGTCCAACGAACTGGAGGCCCAGGGCCACGACCTGAGCGGCACGCTCTGGTCCGCCCGGCTGCTCCGCGACGCGCCCGACGCGATCACCGCCGTCCACCGCGCCTACTTCGCGGCGGGCGCGCAGGTCGCCATCACCGCCGGCTACCAGGCCACGTACGAGGGCTTCGCCCGGCTGGGCATCACCCGCGCCGAGACCACCGCGCTGCTGCGGCGCAGTGTCGCCCTGGCCCGCGAGGCCGCCGGCGGTACGGGCTGGGTCGCGGCGTCCGTGGGCCCGTACGGCGCCATGCTGGCCGACGGCTCGGAGTACCGTGGGAACTACGGGCTCACCACGGCCGAGCTGATCCGTTTCCACCGCCCCCGGCTGGAGGCGCTCGCCGAGGAGGCGCCCGACGTCTTCGCCGTCGAGACCATCCCCGACCTGCGCGAGGCCGAAGCCGTACTGACCGCGCTGGACGGCCTGGGCATCCCTGCCTGGCTCTCGTACAGCATCCGCGGGACGGCCACCAGCGCGGGCCAGCCGCTGACCGAGGCGTTCGCGCTGGCCCGGAGCAGCGACGCCGTCATCGCCACGGGCGTCAACTGTGCTCCCGCCGCCGATATGGCGTCGGCGCTCGCGCTGGTCGACGGCCTGCCCGGTGTCGTCTATCCGAACGGCGGTGGTGTCTGGGAGCCCACGGCACGCCGCTGGCTGGGGGCCGAGGACGAGGGCGCGGATCTGGCCCCCTCGTGGCTCGCCGCCGGAGCGGCCCTTGTCGGCGGCTGTTGCCGCGTCGGCCCGGCCGAGATCAGGAAACTGGCCGACCGCGTCAGCGCGTCCGCCGCGGGCTGACACGGGCCCGTCCTCGACGAGGCCACGAGGCCATGAAGTCAACTGACCGCGTTCTCTCTCTTTCCTTAATTCCACCCCAGGGGGTATCCATGGACCAGCAGCCCGCTTCCCTTCCGGTGATCGACCTCTCCGCCCTCGACCGCGAGGCGCTGCACCGGGCCGCCCGCGATGTCGGCTTCTTCCAGTTGGTCGGCCACGGCATCAGCATCGCCGAACAGACCCGGCTGCTCGCCACCGCCCGCGACTTCTTCGCCCTGCCCGAGGCCGACCGCAACGCGATCGACAACCTCAACTCCCCCCACTTCCGCGGCTACACACGGATCGGCAACGAGCTGACCCAGGGGCGCCGCGACTGGCGCGACCAGCTCGACATCAGCAATGAGCTTCCCGCGCGGGTGCCCGGCCCGGGCGAACCGCCGTACTGGTGGCTGGAGGGCCCCAACCAGTGGCCCGAGGCGCTGCCCGCACTGCGTGAGGTCTCGCTGGAGTGGATGGACCGGCTCAGCGCGGTCGCCCACCGGCTGCTGCACGAACTGCTCGCGTCCATCGGCGGTCCCGAGGACTTCTACGACGACGCCTTCTCCGGAAACCCGCGCAACCACCTGAAGCTGATCCGCTACCCGGGCCGGGCGCCGGAAGGCGACGACCAGGGCGTGGGCGTGCACAAGGACTACGGGTTCCTGACCCTGCTGCTGACGGACGAGGTGCCCGGGCTGGAGGTCGAGTCCCCGGGAACCGAGGACGCGCCGCGCGGCGGCCCGGACAACGACGACGGCGGGCGAGGGGCCGACCGCTTCATCAAGGTGCCCCATCTGCCGGGCGCCTTCGTGGTGAACCTGGGCGAACTCCTGGAGGTGGCGACGAACGGCTACCTGAAGGCGACCAACCACCGGGTGGTCTCCCCGCCCGGAGCACGCGAGCGCTACTCCGCCCCCTTCTTCTACAACCCGCGCCTGGACGCCCACATCGCGCCGCTCCCCTTCCCCGGCGCGTCCGGCGCGACGGGCGTCACCGAGGACTCGGGCAACCCGCTGTTCGCGGAGTTCGGCTGGAACGAACTCAAGGGCTGGATACGCGCCCACCCCGCGGTGGTGAAGAAGCACCACCCCGAGCTGAGCCGCTCCGGCGCCGAGCGGAGCTGACGCACCGTCAGACGGCGCAGGCGGCCCCGCCCGGTGAGCAGGTTACCGGGTTCCGGGTGCGCCGGCGGAGATCAGTTCC encodes the following:
- a CDS encoding amino acid ABC transporter ATP-binding protein, yielding MTLQATGVRKSFAGQEVLRGVDLSVPRGTVTCVIGPSGSGKSTFLRCVNRLERPDAGRILVDGSPIGYERYGRGLRELRHRDLARQRRHIGMVFQRFHLFPHLTALANVVEGPLGAGRPRAEATEEAMALLDRVGLAGRQGAYPAQLSGGQQQRVAIARALAMRPKLMLFDEPTSALDPELVGEVLDVMRGLAADGMTMLVVTHELGFAREAADEVVFFDDGRVLESGPPARILTAPDHPRTRDFVTRVL
- a CDS encoding isopenicillin N synthase family dioxygenase — protein: MDQQPASLPVIDLSALDREALHRAARDVGFFQLVGHGISIAEQTRLLATARDFFALPEADRNAIDNLNSPHFRGYTRIGNELTQGRRDWRDQLDISNELPARVPGPGEPPYWWLEGPNQWPEALPALREVSLEWMDRLSAVAHRLLHELLASIGGPEDFYDDAFSGNPRNHLKLIRYPGRAPEGDDQGVGVHKDYGFLTLLLTDEVPGLEVESPGTEDAPRGGPDNDDGGRGADRFIKVPHLPGAFVVNLGELLEVATNGYLKATNHRVVSPPGARERYSAPFFYNPRLDAHIAPLPFPGASGATGVTEDSGNPLFAEFGWNELKGWIRAHPAVVKKHHPELSRSGAERS
- a CDS encoding amino acid ABC transporter permease; translation: MKDELPVIRRRRPGQWVLTLVVLILASALIRSLITNPRFDWGTVGAWLFSRTVLKGLLATLELTAAAMAIGLVLGIALALMRLSDNTVARAVSWAYIWLFRGTPLLVQLLFWGFISALYPTLSLHLPLLPAIGNVPANAVITTFAAALLGLGLNEAAYLAEIIRAGIVSVDEGQSEAAEALGLSRARTLRRIILPQAMRVIIPPVGNETISMLKTTSLVSVLAYAELLYSVQIVYARTYQTIPLLIVASIWYLAVTTLLNIGQHHLERHFAKGSRR
- the mmuM gene encoding homocysteine S-methyltransferase; amino-acid sequence: MTPATTFRDALTAGPLVLDGGMSNELEAQGHDLSGTLWSARLLRDAPDAITAVHRAYFAAGAQVAITAGYQATYEGFARLGITRAETTALLRRSVALAREAAGGTGWVAASVGPYGAMLADGSEYRGNYGLTTAELIRFHRPRLEALAEEAPDVFAVETIPDLREAEAVLTALDGLGIPAWLSYSIRGTATSAGQPLTEAFALARSSDAVIATGVNCAPAADMASALALVDGLPGVVYPNGGGVWEPTARRWLGAEDEGADLAPSWLAAGAALVGGCCRVGPAEIRKLADRVSASAAG